The Gemmatimonadales bacterium genome window below encodes:
- the serA gene encoding phosphoglycerate dehydrogenase, whose protein sequence is MTATFRVLIADKIAADGLAPLREDPRFELITKPGQSLADLTQSLTEVDAVIVRSAAKVPREAMETTTRLKVIGRAGVGVDTIDVEAATEKGIAVLNAPAGNTISAAELTMALMLAVVRRVAAADRSMKAGAWDRAKLGGGELYHKTLGLVGAGRIGGEVAIRARAFGMQVLIYDPFLQPDRAKALGADLATLEEVLAKADVLSVHVPLTETTTGLIGAPQLLKLKSTAIVLNVARGEIIDEDALVDALRTGAIAGAGLDVYSVEPLPADHPLRALDNAVLTPHLGASTEEAQQNVALEISAAVRAALLDGDLSRAVNAPGVGGERMRRLRPLLDLAERLGRIGATLTAAPLKTVQVRYAGREEDGLGPISAAALIGVLSEVLGHDAVNVVNAMHLATGRGIAVERTRLSPRDDYAEYLEVRLTGDGETIRVGGAVLEGAHPRIVRIGDYHVDIHPAGDLVLLRNRDVPGVIGRVGSALAAATINIGQYHVARLEAGGQALAAIGVDARLSPAVIDQLRALPEVTAVRQVSLD, encoded by the coding sequence ATGACCGCCACCTTTCGCGTACTCATTGCCGACAAGATTGCCGCCGACGGGCTCGCGCCGCTGCGCGAGGACCCGCGGTTCGAGCTGATCACCAAGCCCGGGCAGAGCCTCGCCGACCTGACCCAGTCGCTCACCGAGGTGGACGCCGTCATCGTGCGCAGCGCGGCCAAGGTGCCGCGCGAGGCGATGGAGACGACGACGCGCCTCAAGGTCATCGGCCGCGCCGGCGTCGGGGTCGACACGATCGACGTGGAGGCGGCCACCGAGAAGGGCATCGCGGTCCTGAACGCGCCGGCGGGCAACACCATTTCGGCGGCGGAACTGACGATGGCGCTGATGCTCGCCGTCGTCCGGCGAGTGGCGGCGGCGGATCGGTCGATGAAGGCGGGGGCGTGGGATCGCGCCAAGCTTGGCGGCGGCGAGTTGTACCACAAGACGCTGGGCCTGGTCGGCGCCGGCCGGATCGGCGGGGAAGTCGCCATTCGCGCCCGGGCCTTCGGGATGCAGGTGCTGATATACGATCCCTTCCTGCAGCCCGATCGCGCCAAAGCGCTCGGCGCCGACCTCGCCACGCTGGAGGAGGTGCTCGCCAAGGCCGACGTCCTGTCGGTGCACGTGCCCCTGACCGAAACCACGACGGGCCTCATCGGCGCGCCGCAGCTTTTGAAGCTCAAGTCAACGGCGATCGTCCTGAACGTGGCCCGCGGCGAGATCATCGATGAAGACGCGCTGGTCGACGCGCTCCGGACCGGGGCCATCGCCGGGGCGGGCCTCGATGTGTACAGCGTGGAGCCGCTCCCGGCCGACCACCCCCTTCGCGCACTGGACAATGCGGTCCTGACGCCTCACCTGGGCGCCTCGACCGAGGAAGCCCAGCAGAACGTCGCCCTCGAGATCTCGGCGGCGGTTCGCGCGGCACTCCTCGACGGCGACCTCAGCCGGGCGGTCAATGCACCGGGCGTCGGCGGGGAGCGGATGCGACGGCTCCGGCCACTGCTTGACCTGGCAGAACGGCTGGGCCGGATCGGCGCCACCCTGACGGCCGCGCCGCTGAAGACCGTCCAGGTCCGTTATGCCGGTCGCGAGGAGGATGGGCTGGGGCCGATCTCGGCGGCGGCGCTCATCGGCGTGCTCTCGGAAGTCCTGGGCCACGACGCGGTGAACGTCGTGAACGCGATGCACCTCGCGACGGGGCGGGGAATCGCCGTGGAGCGCACCCGCCTCAGTCCGCGCGACGACTACGCGGAGTACCTCGAGGTGCGGTTGACCGGAGACGGCGAGACCATCCGGGTGGGGGGAGCTGTGCTCGAAGGGGCGCACCCGCGCATTGTCCGCATCGGCGACTACCACGTGGATATCCATCCTGCCGGCGACCTCGTCCTGCTGCGCAACCGCGACGTGCCGGGGGTCATCGGGCGGGTCGGCTCGGCGCTCGCCGCCGCCACGATCAATATCGGGCAGTACCATGTGGCACGGCTCGAGGCGGGCGGACAGGCCCTCGCCGCGATCGGCGTCGACGCCCGGTTGAGCCCCGCCGTGATCGATCAGCTTCGGGCGCTCCCCGAGGTCACAGCCGTGCGGCAAGTGTCGCTGGACTGA
- a CDS encoding alanine--glyoxylate aminotransferase family protein: MAPFGSFFLPGPTEVTDDVLAAQTRPMIGHRGKGMEDLLARIQPRLQRVFRTERPVYISSSSATGLMEGALRNGARQRVLSLVNGAFSDRFQKIAVACGLEVDVLEAEWGEIHTPERLADALKGGTYDAVTVVHSETSTGALNPIAELAKVVHASGDAVLLVDSVTGVAGNVVESDAWALDFVLTGSQKALALPPGLAFGVAQPNILERAKAKEGRGVYFDFLEFEKFTLKNQTPNTPAVSLLYALDKQLERIDAETMPGRWDRHNAMAMRTWAWADEMTARGIPVRVLAPEDFRSWTVTCLTMPPGKKGSEVNAAMKAKGITISAGYGKLKDTTIRIGHMGEHTLPELERVLTALEEVLAS, translated from the coding sequence ATGGCACCGTTCGGCAGCTTCTTCCTCCCTGGCCCCACTGAAGTCACTGACGACGTCCTCGCCGCCCAGACCCGCCCGATGATCGGCCACCGCGGGAAGGGGATGGAGGACCTCCTCGCCCGGATCCAGCCCCGGCTCCAGCGGGTCTTCCGCACGGAGCGGCCGGTCTATATCTCCTCGTCCTCCGCCACCGGCCTGATGGAGGGCGCGCTCCGGAACGGCGCACGGCAGCGGGTCTTGTCGCTCGTCAACGGCGCCTTCAGCGACCGCTTCCAGAAGATCGCGGTGGCGTGCGGCCTGGAGGTGGATGTCCTCGAAGCCGAATGGGGCGAAATCCACACGCCCGAGCGACTGGCCGACGCACTCAAGGGCGGCACGTACGACGCCGTCACCGTCGTGCACTCCGAAACATCGACCGGCGCGCTCAACCCGATCGCCGAGCTGGCCAAGGTGGTGCATGCCTCGGGGGATGCGGTGCTCCTCGTCGACAGTGTGACCGGCGTGGCGGGCAATGTCGTGGAGTCCGACGCGTGGGCACTGGACTTCGTGCTCACCGGCTCGCAGAAGGCCTTGGCGCTGCCTCCTGGCCTGGCCTTCGGCGTGGCGCAGCCGAACATCCTCGAGCGCGCCAAGGCGAAGGAAGGCCGCGGGGTCTACTTCGACTTCCTCGAGTTCGAGAAGTTTACGCTCAAGAATCAGACCCCCAACACGCCCGCGGTCTCCCTCCTCTACGCACTCGACAAGCAGCTCGAGCGGATCGACGCCGAGACGATGCCCGGCCGCTGGGACCGACACAACGCGATGGCCATGCGCACCTGGGCCTGGGCCGACGAGATGACGGCGCGGGGCATCCCGGTGCGGGTGCTCGCGCCGGAGGACTTCCGGTCCTGGACTGTGACCTGCCTGACGATGCCACCGGGCAAGAAGGGGAGCGAGGTCAACGCCGCCATGAAGGCAAAGGGGATTACGATCTCGGCCGGTTACGGCAAGCTCAAGGACACCACGATCCGGATCGGCCACATGGGAGAGCACACCCTCCCCGAGCTTGAGCGGGTACTGACCGCGCTCGAGGAGGTGCTTGCATCATGA
- a CDS encoding serine/threonine-protein kinase, with protein MKADLPARLTAILGDRYRLEMRVDGKPALIGQGGMATVFLAEDPRHDRWVAIKVLKPDVATAIGAERFLREIHIAAQLHHPHILGLIDSGQEDGLLYYVMPYVSGDTLRERIEKEGALPIPEAVRLLREIADALARAHKAGVIHRDIKPENVLIEERHALVSDFGVAKALSEATDSVLAGRSTAGFTIGTPAYMAPEQAAGDPRIDHRADIYALGIVAYEMLTGDVPFNAPTPQGMLAAQVSVEPALLRTRRLDVPPMLEALVMKCLIKDPDKRFQRADEILEAIEAMGTPSLPGFGGAPAAKPGSWWSRLPQATRLTFILGAVILAAILLLGLLR; from the coding sequence GTGAAGGCCGACCTCCCGGCTCGCCTCACCGCGATTCTCGGGGACCGCTACCGCCTCGAAATGCGGGTGGACGGGAAGCCGGCGCTGATCGGGCAGGGGGGAATGGCCACGGTCTTCCTGGCGGAGGATCCGCGGCACGACCGCTGGGTGGCCATCAAGGTACTCAAGCCGGATGTGGCGACCGCCATCGGGGCCGAGCGCTTCCTCCGTGAAATCCACATCGCCGCGCAGCTCCATCACCCGCACATCCTCGGCCTCATCGATTCCGGGCAGGAAGACGGCCTCCTCTACTATGTGATGCCGTACGTCTCGGGCGACACGCTCCGCGAGCGGATCGAGAAGGAGGGCGCCCTCCCGATTCCCGAGGCGGTGCGCCTCCTCCGGGAAATCGCCGATGCACTCGCCCGTGCCCACAAGGCAGGCGTGATCCACCGGGACATCAAGCCGGAAAATGTGCTCATCGAGGAGCGCCACGCCCTCGTGAGCGATTTCGGCGTGGCCAAGGCCCTCAGCGAAGCCACCGATTCGGTCCTCGCTGGCCGGTCCACCGCCGGCTTCACCATCGGCACGCCGGCGTACATGGCACCCGAGCAGGCGGCGGGCGACCCCAGGATTGACCACCGGGCCGACATCTACGCACTCGGCATCGTCGCCTACGAGATGTTGACCGGCGACGTCCCGTTCAACGCCCCGACCCCCCAGGGAATGCTGGCCGCTCAAGTATCGGTTGAACCGGCGCTGCTCCGAACCCGGCGCCTGGATGTGCCGCCGATGCTCGAGGCGCTGGTGATGAAGTGCCTTATCAAGGACCCCGACAAGCGGTTCCAGCGTGCAGACGAGATTCTCGAGGCCATCGAGGCGATGGGCACGCCGAGCCTCCCCGGTTTTGGCGGAGCGCCGGCCGCGAAGCCGGGGTCCTGGTGGAGTCGCCTGCCGCAGGCGACCAGGCTCACGTTCATACTTGGCGCGGTGATCCTCGCCGCGATTCTGCTCCTCGGACTCCTGCGGTAG
- a CDS encoding HAD-IB family phosphatase, translating to MVSLKFRTVVFDCDSTLSTIEGIDELAAGHREVIATLTDAAMRGEVPLESVYGARLRLIRPDRAAVEEIARRYIAEAVPGARETVRQLRAHGVEVRILSGGLRQAILPFAEWLGLSQTVVRAVDIHFDAAGAFFDYDEKSPLARSGGKLAVMKRWRSMLPRPILMVGDGITDLEARPAVDRFIAFAGVVERAAVTAAADAVIRTPSLLPVLEEVLHTPAG from the coding sequence ATGGTCTCCCTGAAATTCCGCACCGTGGTCTTCGACTGTGACTCGACCCTCTCGACAATCGAGGGGATCGACGAGCTTGCCGCCGGCCACCGGGAGGTCATTGCAACGTTGACGGACGCCGCCATGCGCGGTGAGGTGCCGCTTGAGAGCGTGTACGGAGCGCGCCTGCGCCTGATCCGGCCCGACCGCGCCGCCGTGGAGGAGATCGCACGACGTTACATCGCGGAGGCGGTTCCAGGCGCTCGTGAAACGGTGCGGCAGCTTCGAGCGCACGGCGTGGAGGTTCGGATCCTTTCCGGCGGGCTTCGCCAGGCCATCCTTCCCTTCGCCGAGTGGCTGGGACTGAGCCAAACGGTCGTGAGGGCGGTCGACATCCATTTCGACGCCGCCGGCGCCTTCTTCGATTACGACGAAAAGTCCCCCCTCGCGCGGTCGGGTGGAAAGCTCGCGGTCATGAAACGGTGGCGCTCCATGTTGCCCCGGCCGATCCTCATGGTGGGCGACGGGATCACCGATCTCGAAGCCAGGCCTGCAGTCGACCGGTTCATCGCCTTTGCCGGGGTGGTCGAGCGCGCCGCGGTGACCGCGGCCGCAGATGCGGTCATCCGGACCCCCTCGCTCCTGCCGGTCCTGGAGGAAGTTCTTCATACGCCCGCGGGCTGA
- a CDS encoding MATE family efflux transporter encodes MPAPPLLPTRDELRALLTLAVPVVTVQVGMMLMGVVDTLMVGHVSPAALAAVALGNLYFFAVAIFGMGVLMGLDPIIAQAVGAQDEPAIARGIQRGMLLAALLATPAMILLWPAGHVFRWLEQPADVVPLAATYARFVIPGVLPFLVYAVLRQTLQAMGRLRAIVITIVAANLLNILLNYALVYGHFGLPPLGVAGSSIATTCSRWIMALLLLGLSWPVLHRHLLPIRPEVFTLAPLARMLRLGAPIGAQFELEYGAFGLTGVLMGRIGTNQMAGHQVALNLASLTYMVPLGVSAAVAVLVGQAVGRGDPMGARRSARTALMVGATFMVLTSTLFLTIPRSLAGLYTDSEAVLVMAAALLPLAGIFQVFDGIQVVASGVLRGLGDTRSPMIINIIGFWLVGIPTSLFLGFRAELGARGLWLGLVLGLASVAVILLGRVRHRLTARIGRVVIDDHGH; translated from the coding sequence ATGCCCGCACCGCCGCTCCTCCCAACCCGTGACGAATTGCGGGCGCTGCTGACACTGGCGGTGCCAGTCGTGACCGTCCAGGTCGGCATGATGCTGATGGGCGTGGTGGATACGCTCATGGTCGGGCACGTTTCACCCGCCGCCCTCGCCGCGGTCGCCCTGGGCAACCTCTATTTCTTTGCCGTGGCCATTTTCGGCATGGGGGTCCTGATGGGGCTCGACCCCATCATCGCACAGGCGGTCGGCGCGCAGGATGAACCGGCCATCGCCCGTGGCATCCAGCGGGGGATGCTCCTCGCCGCGCTCCTCGCCACCCCGGCCATGATCCTCCTCTGGCCGGCCGGGCACGTCTTCCGGTGGCTCGAGCAGCCAGCCGACGTCGTGCCGCTGGCCGCCACCTATGCCCGGTTCGTGATCCCCGGCGTCCTGCCATTTCTCGTGTACGCCGTCCTTCGCCAGACCCTCCAGGCGATGGGGCGGCTCCGCGCCATCGTGATCACCATCGTCGCGGCGAATCTGCTGAACATCCTCCTCAACTATGCCCTGGTGTACGGCCACTTCGGTCTGCCACCCCTCGGTGTCGCCGGCTCCTCCATCGCCACCACCTGCAGCCGCTGGATCATGGCGCTCCTGCTCCTCGGCCTCAGCTGGCCCGTGCTGCACCGTCACCTGCTGCCGATCCGCCCCGAAGTGTTCACCCTGGCGCCCCTCGCGCGCATGCTGCGACTCGGCGCCCCGATTGGCGCCCAGTTCGAGCTCGAGTACGGGGCGTTCGGGCTGACCGGCGTCCTGATGGGCCGGATTGGCACCAACCAGATGGCGGGGCACCAGGTGGCGCTCAACCTGGCCTCCCTCACCTACATGGTGCCCCTGGGCGTCTCGGCCGCCGTAGCGGTCCTGGTCGGTCAGGCAGTCGGGCGTGGCGACCCGATGGGCGCGCGTCGCTCCGCCCGCACCGCCCTCATGGTCGGCGCCACCTTCATGGTGCTGACCAGCACGCTCTTCCTCACCATCCCGCGCTCGCTCGCCGGCCTGTACACCGACTCGGAGGCGGTGCTCGTGATGGCAGCCGCGCTCCTCCCGCTGGCAGGCATCTTCCAGGTGTTTGACGGCATTCAGGTCGTGGCCAGCGGAGTGCTGCGGGGGCTCGGCGACACTCGCTCGCCGATGATCATCAACATTATCGGGTTCTGGCTCGTAGGAATTCCAACCAGTCTCTTCCTCGGCTTCCGTGCCGAGCTAGGCGCCCGGGGGCTCTGGTTGGGGCTTGTGCTTGGCTTGGCCTCCGTCGCCGTCATTCTTCTCGGCAGGGTTCGCCATCGCCTGACGGCCCGGATCGGGCGCGTCGTGATCGATGATCACGGGCACTAA
- the kdsB gene encoding 3-deoxy-manno-octulosonate cytidylyltransferase, which translates to MRVLGVIPARLGSTRLLNKPLQLLAGEPLVSRVVERVAAYNLVDRLVVATDSPMVVQVVERTGVSAVLTDERHSTGTERVAEVASRPEYRDFDVIVNIQGDEPFLDREALEGSLARVAQGDEVGTAAAPLELDLVKDPARVKVVTDLSGRALYFSRSVIPYRREVDDPSEGLYWQHLGIYAYTRASLTRWVSLPPTPAELVERLEQLRALQNGMTIGVTRLSASSLPGVDTPDDLKRAEAHWHALLR; encoded by the coding sequence ATGCGCGTCCTCGGTGTCATCCCGGCCCGACTCGGGTCCACACGCCTCCTCAACAAGCCGCTTCAGCTCCTGGCCGGCGAGCCTCTTGTCTCCCGGGTCGTCGAGCGCGTGGCCGCCTACAATCTTGTCGATCGGCTGGTCGTGGCCACCGACTCGCCGATGGTGGTGCAGGTGGTGGAACGCACCGGCGTGTCCGCCGTGCTCACCGATGAACGCCACTCGACCGGCACGGAACGGGTCGCGGAAGTGGCCTCCCGCCCCGAGTACCGGGACTTTGACGTGATCGTCAACATCCAGGGCGATGAGCCGTTCCTCGACCGCGAAGCCCTCGAGGGCTCGCTGGCGCGGGTAGCGCAGGGCGACGAGGTCGGCACCGCGGCGGCCCCGCTCGAACTCGACCTGGTCAAGGATCCCGCCCGGGTCAAGGTGGTCACCGACCTGAGCGGGCGCGCGCTGTACTTCTCCCGCTCGGTCATCCCCTACCGTCGCGAGGTTGACGACCCCTCCGAGGGGCTCTACTGGCAGCACCTCGGCATCTACGCCTATACCCGGGCCTCCCTGACGCGGTGGGTGTCGCTCCCCCCGACGCCGGCGGAGCTGGTGGAGCGGCTCGAACAGCTCCGCGCCCTGCAGAATGGCATGACCATCGGCGTGACCCGCCTCAGCGCCTCGTCGCTGCCCGGCGTCGACACGCCCGACGACCTGAAACGGGCTGAGGCCCACTGGCACGCCCTCTTGAGGTGA
- a CDS encoding cold-shock protein produces MRTTGTVKWFNDAKGFGFITPEGGAKDCFVHHSAISGTGFKSLAEGEKVEFDVVQGAKGPAAENVTRAEA; encoded by the coding sequence ATGCGTACCACCGGAACGGTGAAGTGGTTCAACGATGCGAAGGGCTTTGGATTCATCACTCCTGAGGGGGGCGCGAAGGATTGTTTCGTGCACCACTCCGCCATCAGCGGCACCGGCTTCAAGTCGTTGGCCGAAGGCGAAAAGGTGGAGTTCGATGTGGTCCAGGGCGCCAAGGGCCCGGCGGCCGAGAACGTTACCCGCGCGGAAGCATAA